The Opitutus sp. ER46 genome segment GGCACCGCCGCGAAGGTCAGGTTGGTTGTGCTCGAGACCGCCTTGAGCCCGCCCGCGAAAGCGATCGTGCCGCCGAGGTTGACCACGGCGTTGCCGGCCGGGACGGACACGTTGCCGCCAAAGTAGAGTCCGCTATCGCCCCCCAGCGCCTTCAACACCGCGCCCGACGCGAGCGTCACCGGGTTGTTGATGATGGGGGTTCCCGAGTTGTGCACCCCCAGCGTCGCGCCGCTGGCCACGCTCAAGGTGCCATTGCCCAGCGTAGCCCCGGCGACCAGATTGACCGTGCCGCTGGCGACAGTGATCGCGCCGGAATAGGTGGTGAAGCCATCGGTGTCGCTGGCGCCGAGAACGAACGTGGAGCCACTGCCGCCCGCGATGGTCAGGTTGCCGGCGCCCAGCAGCGTGCCGAAATACCAGCCGCCGGACGCGTCCGCGGCGGGAGCGAGCGTCAGCGCGGATCCGGGGGCGAGCGTGATCTTGGCGCCGGTGTCGCCCTCGACCACGGCGACGGTCTGCGTGCGGTTGTCGGCGAGCGTCAGCGACCCCGTCCCGCCCAGCGTGATAGTCGCAGCCGGCGTGAGCACGTTGGAGGCGCCGAGCACCAGCGTGCCCGCGTTCACCTGGAGATCGCCCGTGCTGGTCCCCGTGAGCGTCCAGGTGCCGGAACCGTCCTTGATGAGGCCAAGCGGCGAATCGATCGCGCCGCTGATCACGCTCTCGAGCCCGCTGCCGTTGAGGAGCAGTGCGGAGCCGGTGCTGTTGGTGACGCTGCCGGAGATGACCAACCCGCCGGAACCGGCCGGGTCATCGGTGATCGGCGACGCGGTGGTGGTGAAAATGATCGGCGCCGCGATCGTCTGGGTGGCGCCGGACAGATTCTGGATTCCCCCGGCGGTGATGGTGAGGCTGCCGGCGCCGGTGAGCGTGTAATTCCCCGCCGTAGCATCAAATTTGATACCGGCGACGGTCACCGCGGTATCCACGACGGGCTGCGCGAGCGCCACATTGCCAAACGCGACGGTGACGTTGGCCGAAGGGCTGGTGTTCTCGACCCAGTTGGCGGCGGTCGCGAAATCGGTTCCGCTTCCGCTCGTATTCCACCAGATCAAGGTCGGGCTCTCGGCCTGCGCGAAGGCGGCGCACGCAAATGCCGCGCAAACAGGGATAAAATGCCGGCTGGACAGCATGGTTGGTAAATGCCCGAGAGCAGTGACAGCCACAAGGTGAAAACCGGCTGCGTCGCAACCGCTCCGCCCCGCAAAACGCCGCGGCTTGCCGGGGTGCAGCGGCGATGAGCGCCCTGCCCCGCCGGCCAGATTTACCTCGGGCTTACACGCCACCCGCCCGCGCTATTTGCCGGCGGCTTGCAGCTGCGCATCAGCGCACCAGCGTCGCCGCCATCAGGCCGACGACGACGTCATTCGCCACGCATCTCACCGTGAGCGACTTCAACTCCCGCCCGGCCTCAAGCGGCAGCACCAGGACAGTCGCGGCCCCGCCGGGCACCACGGCGCCGCGGCCCTTGAATCTGGGCCGCGTCAGCTCGCGCACGATCCCGGTTTTGAGGTCCACGCGCAGCGGCAACGGTCCCTCGCTCCGGAATTGGAAGTCGTCCAGGAAGTAGTCCTGCTCGATGGGCCACCACGTCTCGGGGTTCACCAGCGGCAGCCGGGTCGTCGTGCCGTCGGCGTAGGTGACCACGACTTCACCGTTCTCGAACCGGCTTTGCATGGCGTTCGTCGAGCCGGCCAGCAGCAGAAAGATGGCGCGCGCGCGGCCCGCCAGCGGGAGGGTGGCATCGTCGGGGTAGTTGTCCCACTGGGACGTAAACAACACGTTGGGCCCCTGCGCGGGCGTCGCGAAAGGCACGCCGTTGGGCAGCGTCAAACGCCCACCCGACCGCGCGGCGAGCTCCCGCACGCCGCGATCGTCGATCTCCGCGGTTTTGTTCACCCCACCCGCCCACCCCCCCAGGCCCTGCTTGGGCAGCGCAAGCGAGACGAACGGTGAACGCGGGGAACGGTACTCGTTCCGAAAGATCTGCGTGACGCGGTCATTGAAGGCCGCGGTCAGGTCGACGGGCTCGCAGCGCGCGTCAGCCGGCAGGGCGAACGTGGGCACCACCACGGGGGCGGTCGCGGCGCGGGGCAGCGGCGGGCGGAGCCAGCGCATCTGTCCTTGCTCCGCGGGTACGAACGTATCCGCTGAGGCGGCGGTCGGCCGGATCGCCTCGCCCGCCCAGCGAATGCACACCTCGTGGCTCGCGGCGGCCGGCGCGCGCACCTCGATCCGCGGCAAGCCCACGGCTTCCATCACCGGCGTCCAAGACGCCTCGCGCCCGTTTACCGTCACGCCCACCACGCGGTCGCGGACCGCCGCCACGACGAGCCGCAGCCCCTGCGGCGTGGTTCCGGCCGGGAAGCTCAGGCGATAGGTGTCGACCGCGTCCTGACGCGTAAAACCCAGCGCAAAGTCGGGGTGCTGGATCGCCGCCCGCGTCCAGGCGGCCGGCCACCCCGGCGTCACGCGCCACTCGCCGGCCAGCCGGTCGGGCTGCACGCCGAAGAGCCCCTCGATCAGCGCGCGCGAGAGCACCCCGCTGCCGTCGGCAAAATCGCGCTGCGATTCGCGGCGATAAACGTCGAGGTACGACATCGAGCCGACGTTGCCCGGCGAGATGCCCATGTACATCGCGGCCAGGAGCGAACCCTTGGCGACCGCCCACGCCGCGTCGGGCCGGCCCGCCTGCCAGTAGCCCAGCGCGCCATGCACGGCCTCCGCCATCACCACGTTGTTGATCGACCAGTCGTAGGGCATCCAGTTGCTCGTGCCCAGCGTCCGCAGCCCCGCGGGCACGCCGGGGCCGCGGACCGGCAGCTGCGGCAGCCGGCTGTCGACATACTGGGAAAAGAGCCACGCCTCCCGGGCATCCGGGACGCCACAGTCCAGCGTGTGATAGAACGTCCACAAGGCCGCGCTCGGATGCACCCGCTGGAGGCCGAGCCAGTCCTTGGCCTCGGCAAACCAGCCGCCGGCTCCGGTCGCATCGTCCTTCACCCACAGCAACGCGCGCATCGCCCGCGCCAGCCTGTCCGCCTCCTGCTGATACGGCGCCGGATCCTCGCCGAGCAGTCGCGCCAGCCGCGCCGCCTGCTGGTGATGGTAGTAATTGTAGGCAGAGGCATGCATGGCCCCGCCGCCGCTGTATTGCAGGTCATCGCTCGCCCAGATCGCCGCGTACGCCTCGTAGAGGGGCAGGCGCTCCGGCCCAAACTCGCGGCGGAACAGCCGCCGCTCCCACGCCAGGTGGCGCTGGATCACCGGCCAGACCTCGCGCGCGAGCGTCAGATCCCCGGTCCATTGCAGGTGCCGGAACACCGCGTCCACGAACCCGAGGTTCATGTCGTAGTGTGAGTTCGAGAGGTCGCCGTTGGTGTGCAGCCCCGCCTCGTTGCGCGCGAGGTTCGCCGCCTCGTCCGCCGGCGGCACCGTCGGCGGGATGGGATCGGTGTTCTGGCGACCGCACCAATAGGTGAGATTCCGGCGGGCCCGGTCGTGCCAGCCGAGCGCGTCGAGGGCGTACGGCCCGCGCCAGCCGAGCAGCTTCGTACGCCAGGCAATCGCCCCATGCATGATGGCCTGCTGGGGTTCGTCCCACACCGCGTCGGCGGCGACGTTCAATGCCCCCACGGCGGCATTCAGGAAGGGGTCCGGCGTATCCACAGCCACGCGCGTCCGCACCGCCGCGAAATGAGCGGTCGCCACGGCGAAACGCTCGGGCAACTCGTCGCGCGAGAACGGGGCCGCCAGCGTCGGCGTGCTCGCCGGCCGGTCGCCGCCCGGCCGGACCGCCGTGACTTCCCGGTAGGTCGCCAGATCCGCGGGCACTGCGGACTGGGCCGCGACGCGCTGCAGGGAAAGGAAGAGCGTGCCGCCGGCCGTGAGGGGCACCCGCCCGACGGCGAGGGGCAGCGCCGGAGCCGCCGCGGGCGATGCCGGGGCAAAGACCGCGGCCGCGTCGGCCCAGCGCCCGGCATCCGCCACCGCGACGACCGCTCCGGCCGGCACAACGCCCACGATCGTGGCGGGGCGCGCGCGCAGCACAAAGCCGCTGGCGGTGAGTTCAATCTGGTTGCCGCGACAGAACTCGGGCCGGAGTTGGAACCACTCGCTGATCGGGACGCTCTCGGTGCCGATGTCGCCATCGCGCTTGCCGCGCTGGCCGTTCACGCCGCCAAACGCCCAGCCCAGTTCCACGCCGGCGCCGATTCCACCCGCCTCGACCCGGACGAGGAGGCCCTCGGTCTCCGCGGACGCGAGGACGGCCAGGCGGATCTCGCCGCCGGCGCCGAGCAGCGGATCCTGGATGCAATAGTGCAGTTCGCCCGGCCGGTACCGGGTTTCAATCTGCGCCGCGTCATGCAGCCACTTGGCGCCCGCGGGCGTGCGCACCGCGAACCGGAGGTTACCGCCGCGGCCGGGCAGGTAGAGGACGAATTCCGGCGCGTCGCCGCCGTCGGCGCGAAACGCGGTGTTGCCGCCGTAAAGCGAACGGTTGAACCGCTCGGTGCCGTTGGTGATGACGAAATCCGCGCCATCCGGCTGATAGCGCAACGGCCGGTCGATGGCGTCCGCCAGATTGGGGGTGAGCCGGGAGGCCGCCGGCCGGATCTGCGCCGCGAGGGGCGAAACGCAGGCAGCCAGGGCGAGGGAGACGAGCGCGAGCCGGACAAAACGCATCACGGGAGACTGTCGAACGGTGCCGGCGTTTCCGCCAGCCGCAACCCGCTCAGACCGTCAGCGGCCCGCCGGTCCCGGGGCGCCCTGGCGCAGGGCCGCCGCGTAGGACAGAAGCGCGGCGCGCACGCCGCCGCCATCGCTGCCCAGCGCGACGAAGGTGTATCCAAGTTCCCGGCACATCGGCACCAGTTCGGGACTGTGCACGAGGATGCCGGCCGCCTTGCCGTGCCGCCGGGCCGCCGCGCACACGCGCCGCATCGCATCCTTGAACGCATCGCTCTGCAGCTGGTTCGGGATGCCCATGTTGTAGGAGAGATCGGTCGGCCCCACGAAAACGACGTCCGCGCCGTCGACGGCGGCGATGTCATCCACCGCCGCCACCGCGGCCGGCGTCTCGATCTGGATCACCGCCAGGATGCGCTCGTGGGCGTGGGCAAAGTACTCGTCGAAATCGTTCCCGTAGGCGGCGCCGCGATTGAACTTCGCGACCCCGCGGATGCCCCGGGGCGGATAGCGCATCGCGTTGACCGCCGCCTGCGCCTCCGCGGCCGAGTTCACGTAGGGCACCATCACGCCAAACGCGCCCTGGTCGAGCACGCGCTTGAATCGCGGGGCCTCGTTGGCGGCCACGCGCACCACCGGGAACGCCGGCGTCGAGCCGATGGCGTGCAACTGATGCAGGAGCGTGTCCTCACCCCCCGGGCCATGCTCGTGGTCGATCAGCACCCAGTCGAACCCGGCCAGTCCGGCGATCTCGGTCGTGACTGGCGAGCCCAGGTTAAGGAAGGTGCCGCAGAGCCACTCACGCGCGAGCACGCGCTGGCGAAAGTCGGAGGGAAGTTTCATGGGGACGCGGGAAGGACGCGGCAGGAGGCTGGGCGGATGCGGCCCGGGTGTTAAGGACGGATTGGCTGGACGGAACAGTGGCCCAAAGGAAACGGCGCGCCGTCAAAGCGACACGTACAGCCGGTACAGCACCTGCGTCCCTTCCTCGGTCCAGCCTTGGCTGGCAACCTGGTCGTAGAGTCGACGGGCCAGCGCGAGCCCCGGGAGGTCGAGCTTCATCGCGGCCGCCGAATCGAGGGCGATTCCCAGGTCCTTGAGAATATGCTTCACGTAGAAGCCGGGGCCGAAATTCCCCGCCAACGCCCGCGGGGCGAGGTTCGTCATGGCCCAGCTGCCGGCGGCGCCGCCCGCGATGGCCGCCTGCACGCCGGCGGGATCGAGTCCGGCCCGGCGTGCATACGCGAGCGCCTCGCACCACGCCACCATGCCCACGGCCACGGCGATCTGGTTCGCCATCTTGCAGTGTTGGCCCGCGCCGGGACCGCCATGCCGCGCAATGCTCTTCCCCATCAGCTCAAAGATCGGCCGCGCCCGGGCGAAATCGCTCTCGGCCCCGCCCGCCATGATCACGAGACGGGCTTCCCTGGCGCCGACATCCCCGCCGGAAACCGGCGCATCGAGCGCCCCCAGGCCTCGCTGCGCCGCGGCCTCGGCGATCCGTCGCGCGAGCACCGGGCTCGATGTGGTCATGTCGATCAGGAGCGCCCCGGCCCTGGCCCGGGCGATCACGCCATCTGCGCCCAGGTAGGTCTGCTCCACGTCTGCCGGGTAGCCGACCATCGTGATCACCACGTCGGCCTGCGCCGCAGCGTCCCCCGCGGAGTCATGCCAGTGGGCGCCGGCCGCCAGCAGCGACTCCGCCTTGGCCTTGGTGCGGTTGTACACGTGCAGCGTATGGCCGGCCTTGAGCAGGTGCCCGGCCATGCTGCGCCCCATGACTCCGGTCCCGATGAATGCAATGGATGGCGGCATATGGCGGAAATGCCGCCGAGTGAAAGCCCGGCCGCAGTGGCGCGCGATGCGAAAAAGCGGGCTGGCCGCGGCCCGCGGCGAATAATTCCTCTGGGCGTGGCGTCAAATCGTCGGCACTCTGCCGCCCATTCGAAGTCCCAACCCCAGGGTCCTGCTTTCATGAAAACGCTTACCTGCCTCGCCCTGCTTGCCTTGCTCCCGGGGTGCGCCGTCGCCCCCGCGCGCACCTCCGCGACCCCGGTTGTGGCCACCACCACAACGTCGGCCGTCGCCCCGGCCGCACTCTTCACCGCCGAACAGCTCGACGTGCTGCTCGGCCCCATCGCCCTCTATCCGGATCCCCTCATCGCCCTCATCCTGCCCGCCAGCACGAATCTCTCCGATGTCGTCCTCGCCGCGCGCTATCTGGCCGCCGGCGGCGATCCCAACCAGGCGGAAGCGCAGCCGTGGGACGACAGCGTGCAGGCGCTCGCACGTTATCCGGAGGTCCTGCGGTGGATGGATGACAATCTCGCCTGGACGAAGCAACTGGGCGACGCGTTCGCCAACCAGCCCGGGGACGTGATGGACGCCGTGCAACGCCTGCGGCGGACCGCGATCGCGACCGGCTCGCTCATCTCGACCCCGCAGCAGCAGGTGGTCTATCGCGGGACGCTGATCCTCATCCTGCCGGTCGAGCCCGAGGTCATCTACATTCCCTACTACAACCCGAACGCGGTGTACGTCCGCTCGTATTCTGAATCCTACTACGGATTCAGCCTGGGCTTCGCCGCCGGCTGGTGGCTCTCCTACGGACTCGACTGGCAGGACCACTGCCTCTGGTCGGTTCACCACGACTACCGCGAACGGCACTGGCGCGACTATCATCGCGACTGGAATCACCACGTGAGGCCGCCCTACGGTCCGCCGCCCCCGGACATCAAGCCCTGGCGCCCGCGGCCCGATCGCCGCCCACCCCAGATCACGCCCAGTCGTCCGCATGACGTGGTCCGGCCGACGCCGCACCGCCCGGATCGCGATCGCCCCGCGCCCCGCCCCGGGCCCGGCAGCCAGCCCGATCGGCGCGCCCCCTCACACCCCCGGGCGGAGCCGACCACCGGTCCGGCCCACATCACCCCTCCGGTCAA includes the following:
- a CDS encoding DUF4450 domain-containing protein → MRFVRLALVSLALAACVSPLAAQIRPAASRLTPNLADAIDRPLRYQPDGADFVITNGTERFNRSLYGGNTAFRADGGDAPEFVLYLPGRGGNLRFAVRTPAGAKWLHDAAQIETRYRPGELHYCIQDPLLGAGGEIRLAVLASAETEGLLVRVEAGGIGAGVELGWAFGGVNGQRGKRDGDIGTESVPISEWFQLRPEFCRGNQIELTASGFVLRARPATIVGVVPAGAVVAVADAGRWADAAAVFAPASPAAAPALPLAVGRVPLTAGGTLFLSLQRVAAQSAVPADLATYREVTAVRPGGDRPASTPTLAAPFSRDELPERFAVATAHFAAVRTRVAVDTPDPFLNAAVGALNVAADAVWDEPQQAIMHGAIAWRTKLLGWRGPYALDALGWHDRARRNLTYWCGRQNTDPIPPTVPPADEAANLARNEAGLHTNGDLSNSHYDMNLGFVDAVFRHLQWTGDLTLAREVWPVIQRHLAWERRLFRREFGPERLPLYEAYAAIWASDDLQYSGGGAMHASAYNYYHHQQAARLARLLGEDPAPYQQEADRLARAMRALLWVKDDATGAGGWFAEAKDWLGLQRVHPSAALWTFYHTLDCGVPDAREAWLFSQYVDSRLPQLPVRGPGVPAGLRTLGTSNWMPYDWSINNVVMAEAVHGALGYWQAGRPDAAWAVAKGSLLAAMYMGISPGNVGSMSYLDVYRRESQRDFADGSGVLSRALIEGLFGVQPDRLAGEWRVTPGWPAAWTRAAIQHPDFALGFTRQDAVDTYRLSFPAGTTPQGLRLVVAAVRDRVVGVTVNGREASWTPVMEAVGLPRIEVRAPAAASHEVCIRWAGEAIRPTAASADTFVPAEQGQMRWLRPPLPRAATAPVVVPTFALPADARCEPVDLTAAFNDRVTQIFRNEYRSPRSPFVSLALPKQGLGGWAGGVNKTAEIDDRGVRELAARSGGRLTLPNGVPFATPAQGPNVLFTSQWDNYPDDATLPLAGRARAIFLLLAGSTNAMQSRFENGEVVVTYADGTTTRLPLVNPETWWPIEQDYFLDDFQFRSEGPLPLRVDLKTGIVRELTRPRFKGRGAVVPGGAATVLVLPLEAGRELKSLTVRCVANDVVVGLMAATLVR
- a CDS encoding aldolase/citrate lyase family protein, giving the protein MKLPSDFRQRVLAREWLCGTFLNLGSPVTTEIAGLAGFDWVLIDHEHGPGGEDTLLHQLHAIGSTPAFPVVRVAANEAPRFKRVLDQGAFGVMVPYVNSAAEAQAAVNAMRYPPRGIRGVAKFNRGAAYGNDFDEYFAHAHERILAVIQIETPAAVAAVDDIAAVDGADVVFVGPTDLSYNMGIPNQLQSDAFKDAMRRVCAAARRHGKAAGILVHSPELVPMCRELGYTFVALGSDGGGVRAALLSYAAALRQGAPGPAGR
- a CDS encoding NAD(P)-dependent oxidoreductase, encoding MPPSIAFIGTGVMGRSMAGHLLKAGHTLHVYNRTKAKAESLLAAGAHWHDSAGDAAAQADVVITMVGYPADVEQTYLGADGVIARARAGALLIDMTTSSPVLARRIAEAAAQRGLGALDAPVSGGDVGAREARLVIMAGGAESDFARARPIFELMGKSIARHGGPGAGQHCKMANQIAVAVGMVAWCEALAYARRAGLDPAGVQAAIAGGAAGSWAMTNLAPRALAGNFGPGFYVKHILKDLGIALDSAAAMKLDLPGLALARRLYDQVASQGWTEEGTQVLYRLYVSL
- a CDS encoding DUF3300 domain-containing protein yields the protein MKTLTCLALLALLPGCAVAPARTSATPVVATTTTSAVAPAALFTAEQLDVLLGPIALYPDPLIALILPASTNLSDVVLAARYLAAGGDPNQAEAQPWDDSVQALARYPEVLRWMDDNLAWTKQLGDAFANQPGDVMDAVQRLRRTAIATGSLISTPQQQVVYRGTLILILPVEPEVIYIPYYNPNAVYVRSYSESYYGFSLGFAAGWWLSYGLDWQDHCLWSVHHDYRERHWRDYHRDWNHHVRPPYGPPPPDIKPWRPRPDRRPPQITPSRPHDVVRPTPHRPDRDRPAPRPGPGSQPDRRAPSHPRAEPTTGPAHITPPVNTGAAGPNRNPDVSRQSPRENRRPDRQPNPAMNPAPRPTTPPPQTTAPAPTSPPRPMRNAVPTNHGNPGPRYERPAPAPRVDRPQPTPSSPPPQRAEPAPAPRMDHTPPPAPVQNRTEPPRADPQRNDSKQKDRD